One region of Mycolicibacterium insubricum genomic DNA includes:
- a CDS encoding GAP family protein, whose product MNTNLLSASAEVLPLALVIALSPFTVVLAVLVVQGNRPRASGLAYLAGWLCGITVLIAMFTALPEAMDPDESYTPEWSAWTRILVGGALIAVGIYRWATRGNRSPQLPGVDRLTGTSPVKVFGLRLVLTMVNFKVLFICVAAGLVISNAHLGRWTPVAAATFVVTAASTVAIPILGYLFTGDRFDATLTRMRIRLEKNSPALIAVTLIAIGVLVLQQGVLDA is encoded by the coding sequence ATGAACACCAACCTGCTTTCCGCCTCCGCCGAGGTGCTGCCCCTGGCCCTGGTGATCGCGCTGTCGCCGTTCACCGTGGTGCTGGCGGTGCTCGTCGTGCAGGGCAACCGGCCGCGCGCGTCCGGGCTGGCATATCTGGCCGGTTGGCTGTGCGGCATCACTGTGCTGATCGCGATGTTCACCGCGCTGCCCGAGGCCATGGATCCCGACGAAAGCTACACCCCGGAATGGTCGGCGTGGACCCGCATCCTGGTCGGCGGCGCGCTGATCGCTGTCGGGATCTACCGGTGGGCAACGCGGGGAAACCGGTCACCGCAACTGCCCGGGGTCGACCGGCTGACCGGTACCAGCCCGGTGAAGGTGTTCGGTCTGCGGCTGGTGCTCACCATGGTCAACTTCAAGGTGCTGTTCATCTGCGTGGCGGCGGGACTGGTGATCAGCAACGCGCACCTGGGTCGATGGACTCCGGTCGCGGCGGCGACGTTCGTGGTGACGGCGGCTTCGACGGTCGCGATCCCGATCCTCGGCTACCTGTTCACCGGCGACCGGTTCGACGCCACCCTGACGCGGATGCGGATCCGGCTGGAGAAAAACAGTCCGGCGCTGATCGCGGTTACCCTGATCGCCATCGGCGTTCTGGTGCTACAACAGGGCGTCCTCGATGCCTGA
- a CDS encoding proline-rich domain-containing protein: MAQPDRLSALSQRVNALTGRTLPRDELVIVVGRAFEHQIDLNDDGQLRALVGGLSSTGLSTEPTGPAAPASTGQQGEPPVSHGQPAHVGYQPGYPQAYPQPGVPARMNPAMVPGHAVMPPPPNRLTRHPAAFIVAGILIVLTTIVSLVHRWAIGYRYGGTYYWHYFGGVGPTSFGVIVVWLLFAVAFALITSNAGATATRTSAAVGTGSALASAAVTLAVGWFIVLPSGLAPLLINGLSVAFAVSVLATGVTGRASFGTFGVVTGAGYSILSVLLSLLPFFGLHAATLILALLSSVFLVLFGIAVSCGRVPVKAVAATP; the protein is encoded by the coding sequence ATGGCACAGCCTGATCGGCTGAGCGCGCTGTCGCAGCGGGTGAACGCACTGACCGGACGCACCCTGCCCCGCGACGAACTGGTGATCGTCGTCGGACGAGCGTTCGAGCACCAGATCGATCTGAACGACGACGGGCAGCTGCGCGCGCTGGTAGGCGGACTCTCCTCGACCGGGCTCAGTACGGAACCCACCGGGCCCGCGGCGCCGGCCTCCACGGGACAACAGGGTGAGCCGCCGGTGTCCCACGGACAACCCGCACACGTCGGCTACCAACCCGGCTATCCCCAGGCGTACCCGCAACCCGGCGTGCCGGCCCGAATGAATCCCGCGATGGTGCCCGGACACGCCGTGATGCCGCCTCCGCCGAACAGACTCACCCGGCACCCGGCGGCGTTCATCGTGGCCGGGATCCTGATCGTGCTGACCACAATCGTTTCGCTCGTCCACCGCTGGGCTATTGGCTACCGCTACGGCGGCACCTACTACTGGCACTACTTCGGTGGCGTCGGCCCAACATCATTCGGCGTCATCGTCGTCTGGTTGCTGTTCGCGGTGGCGTTTGCGCTGATCACCTCCAATGCGGGTGCGACGGCGACGAGAACGTCCGCTGCCGTTGGCACCGGATCGGCGTTGGCAAGTGCGGCAGTCACGCTCGCCGTCGGCTGGTTCATCGTCCTGCCGAGCGGGCTCGCGCCATTGCTGATCAACGGACTTTCCGTTGCGTTTGCTGTTTCGGTACTGGCCACGGGCGTCACGGGCCGGGCTTCCTTCGGCACCTTCGGCGTTGTCACCGGAGCCGGGTACAGCATCCTCAGCGTTCTACTGTCTCTCCTGCCGTTCTTCGGCCTCCACGCGGCGACGCTGATCCTCGCCCTGCTGTCCAGCGTGTTCCTGGTGTTGTTCGGGATCGCCGTCAGTTGCGGGCGCGTACCCGTCAAAGCCGTGGCGGCCACCCCTTAA